The segment CCCGGGCGCCGCGCCGCTGCATACGCCGATCGACCCGGCCGAACTCCGGCAGGCGCCGCGCCGGGAGGTAACGGTCTGGCGCAGCCAGCTCCCGGCACTCGATGCCGGCGATGCGGCGGCATCCTGGTTTTCGTCGTTCCTCGGCACGCCCGCGCGGCTCGTGCGCTTCGATCCCGAAGCCGAGCGGATCGCGAGCCGCGACTGGACCGGCGAGATCGTCGCGCCGGTGCGGTTCGCCGATGGTTTCCCGCTGCTCGTGATCGGCGAGGCTTCGCTCGAGGCGCTCAATGCGCGGCTCGTGGCGAAAGGCGTGGACGCCATCCCGATGAACCGGTTCAGGCCGAACCTCGTGCTGAGCGGCACGGACGCCTACGAAGAGGATTACTTCGAGAGTCTGCGCACGAGCGGGCCCGGCGGTGCGGCCGAACTGCGATTCGTCAAGCCCTGCACGCGCTGCCCGATGCCCACGATCGACCAGCTCACCGGGGCACCCGATCCGCGCTGGCCGAACGAGCCCACCGATACGCTGCTCGGCTATCGCGGCAACAGCCGCATGAACGGCGCCGTGACGTTCGGCGAAAATGCGATCGTCATCGAGGGGGCGGGGGCCACGCTGACGATCGGAGACGCTGCCGATGTCGAACTGCGCTTCGAAGACTGATTCCTTTCCAATGCTGATGTCAACCCGTCATCGATCGCTTGAGACCGCCACGGCGGCGGATGCGCGTTTCGCCGAACTTTCCGGTGGATTGCGCATGGCTTACGTCGAGCGCGGCGAGGGCCCGCTTCTTTTATTCGTGCATGGCTCGCTTTGCGACTATCGATATTGGCAGCCGCAGGTCGATGCGCTGTCGTCGCGCTACCGCTGTATTGCCGTGAGCCTCACCCACTACTGGCCGCTCGCGGATCTGCCGGGGACGCTCCCTTTCAGCTGGAGCCGGCATGCGGACGAGCTCGCCGAATTCGTGGAGCAGCTCGGCGTGGGGCCGGTGCATGTAATCGGGCACTCGCGGGGCGGCTGTGTGGCGTTTCATTTCGGCTTGCGGCACGGCCGCCACGTACGCACACTGACCCTCGCCGACCCCGGCGGTCCCTTGCAGATACCGGGGCAGCCATTGGCCCCCGTGCCGGAGACGGTCAATGCGCTGCGCGCGCATGCGGCGATGCTCGTTGAGTCGGGCGAAATCGAAGCGGGGATCGAACTCTTTGTCGATTCGGTGAGCCGCGTCGGTTCCTGGGCGAAAAGCACGGCCGGCTTCCGCAGGATGGCGCTCGACAATGCGCAGACGCTGCCGCGCCAGTTCGCCGATCCGCTGCCGGCCTACACGTTCGAGGCGGCGTCGCGGTTGCAATTTCCGACGCTTCTGATCGACGGCGAGAAGAGTCCCGAACTTTTCCGGCGCAACGTGGCCGTACTCGACGAATGGATACCGCAAGCGCAGCGGCAAACCATTAGAGGTGCGTCGCACGGCATGAATCTCGCCCATCCGGCCGCGTTCAATCGGCATCTGGACGAGTTCATACGCGCGACATCGGCACACGTGCACGATCACGGGTGAGCTGAGCCGCGGGCATTCGGCTTGCGGCACGGGCCGATCGGGGCAGGCGACGCAGGTTGGGTTTTTTCTTCGCC is part of the Trinickia caryophylli genome and harbors:
- a CDS encoding alpha/beta fold hydrolase, producing MAYVERGEGPLLLFVHGSLCDYRYWQPQVDALSSRYRCIAVSLTHYWPLADLPGTLPFSWSRHADELAEFVEQLGVGPVHVIGHSRGGCVAFHFGLRHGRHVRTLTLADPGGPLQIPGQPLAPVPETVNALRAHAAMLVESGEIEAGIELFVDSVSRVGSWAKSTAGFRRMALDNAQTLPRQFADPLPAYTFEAASRLQFPTLLIDGEKSPELFRRNVAVLDEWIPQAQRQTIRGASHGMNLAHPAAFNRHLDEFIRATSAHVHDHG
- a CDS encoding MOSC domain-containing protein; protein product: MAKISQLNVYPIKSCAGIALDSAHLTAHGLEHDRDWMLVDPEGRFLTQRTLPRLALVTPELKGGELIVRAPGAAPLHTPIDPAELRQAPRREVTVWRSQLPALDAGDAAASWFSSFLGTPARLVRFDPEAERIASRDWTGEIVAPVRFADGFPLLVIGEASLEALNARLVAKGVDAIPMNRFRPNLVLSGTDAYEEDYFESLRTSGPGGAAELRFVKPCTRCPMPTIDQLTGAPDPRWPNEPTDTLLGYRGNSRMNGAVTFGENAIVIEGAGATLTIGDAADVELRFED